A region of Shewanella psychromarinicola DNA encodes the following proteins:
- a CDS encoding response regulator: protein MIRLVDIRIRPKIMSMLVIFAVVPMIATAIFSARLASDALIEKSFQELNAIQSLRSTSIDTFFKERLISLDTLARTIRLKEFIQNMDERQVTTKDDDSSFFETFISNYDYDDFLILDPKEATILFSIKEKPRLGSLLATNKGNDPALTQAWNKAITSGETAFSDFDSSNTLGQQKTAYFSSPVRDSRGNIIAVVAVKILPSLISNIVDSRVGLGKTGESYLIGENPHSTKIEFRSDLATMGNGRYVVGFSFDKDLGYWTDAKNAREIGGQNTYIDSAGRSVLVIYTQLNVPGYNWHLISKINEDEVTEPIFFLYQAIFAAAAIVFFIISFIAVNFSRSVTDPLIHSMKFAQDIAKGTLNTSLVLDRGDEIGDLGLALNNMAEKLRELDWINSGKESLDNQLRGDLQLSDLSNLFISFFSKHMNAQLGALYLLDQDILVLKTSYSFTDRQGNFNQIRLGEGMVGQAALEKEILIFSGVVQNAPVLNYGVGEVTPSHFMAIPLAVDEHLLGVVLLGSITPFSALQKTFVREVIGSAAILFNAANARLEISSLLEQAQHHQESLSKSNHKLKQQTEALILSEQALQTQQEELRVTNEELEEQTKVLKESETELQAQQEELRVTNEELEERTKALESQQIEMQGKNDQLYSAQQIVEEKAKELEISSKYKSEFLANMSHELRTPLNSILILSQLFANNKDNNLTNKQIESANAINSSGADLLSLINEILDLSKVEAGKVDLHIEDVSFTAIESDISRLYQDMAADKGVDFQINLADNLPDTIRTDSQRLQQVLRNLLTNAFKFTHEGAVTLDIARPSAEIAKKLHMPLHNLVAFSVKDDGIGIKKEQHLAIFQAFQQADGSTSRNYGGTGLGLSISKELTHLLGGSIELQSEEGKGCTFTVFLPLEYQAKGASAENVPKLLAPKIHESRTSNSEAAVISVAADIPKIASYVEDDRQSIISDPAPEDRTLLIIEDDRAFAGVMRDFGRERGFKCIVAETGETGLHFADYYKPSAIILDIGLPGIDGWTVMERLKENPSLRHIPVHFMSASDNNLEAMRMGAIGYLTKPVDIKKLDKAFANIEGIISKSVKRLLIVEDDDIQRASIKQLIGEDDLDIVAVSTGKQALDELERNRYDCMILDLGLEDISGFELLEAIRRSETAARVPIIVYTGRDLTAAEEKELNRYAESIIIKGVKSPERLLDESALFLHRIEANLPAEQRRILKAVHNKESVLSGKKVLLVDDDMRNVFALSSILEDKGMDITIARDGMECLVKLTENPDVDIVLMDIMMPKMDGYEAMQQIRMQRKHNNLPIIALTAKAMKGDRSKCIEAGASDYLTKPIDSEKLLSMIRVWLY from the coding sequence ATGATTCGCTTAGTAGATATTCGCATTCGCCCTAAGATAATGAGCATGCTGGTGATCTTTGCTGTGGTCCCAATGATTGCCACAGCCATTTTCAGTGCGCGGTTAGCGTCAGACGCCTTAATTGAAAAATCTTTTCAAGAATTAAATGCAATACAATCGCTGCGTTCCACCTCTATCGACACCTTCTTTAAAGAGCGTTTAATTAGTTTAGATACGCTTGCCAGGACAATAAGGCTGAAAGAGTTCATTCAGAACATGGATGAACGTCAAGTAACCACTAAAGATGATGACAGCTCTTTTTTTGAAACTTTTATCAGCAATTATGATTATGATGACTTTTTAATTTTAGATCCTAAAGAGGCAACCATTCTATTCTCTATAAAAGAGAAACCGCGATTAGGTTCATTACTTGCCACTAATAAGGGCAATGACCCTGCGCTAACGCAAGCTTGGAACAAGGCGATTACTAGCGGTGAAACTGCATTTTCTGATTTCGATTCAAGTAATACGCTTGGCCAACAAAAAACGGCCTATTTTTCTAGTCCTGTACGCGATAGCCGGGGCAATATCATCGCCGTTGTCGCGGTAAAAATATTACCCAGTCTGATTTCTAATATTGTTGATTCACGTGTCGGTCTGGGGAAAACTGGCGAATCGTATCTTATTGGCGAGAATCCGCACTCTACTAAAATTGAGTTCCGCAGTGATCTTGCCACTATGGGGAATGGCAGGTATGTCGTAGGCTTTAGTTTCGACAAAGATTTAGGCTACTGGACGGATGCAAAAAACGCCAGAGAAATAGGCGGGCAAAATACCTATATAGACAGTGCTGGTCGCTCGGTGCTTGTGATTTATACCCAGCTCAACGTCCCCGGATACAATTGGCATCTGATCTCTAAAATCAATGAAGATGAAGTCACCGAGCCGATCTTTTTTCTTTATCAGGCAATATTCGCTGCAGCAGCGATTGTCTTTTTTATTATCAGCTTTATCGCTGTTAATTTTTCCCGTTCTGTCACTGATCCGCTTATCCACAGCATGAAATTTGCGCAGGATATTGCAAAAGGAACATTGAACACATCTTTAGTGTTAGACCGGGGGGATGAGATCGGTGATTTAGGCTTGGCACTCAATAATATGGCCGAAAAGCTGCGTGAGCTGGATTGGATTAATTCAGGTAAAGAGAGCCTCGATAATCAACTGCGCGGTGATCTGCAACTCAGCGATCTTTCAAATTTGTTTATCTCTTTTTTCAGCAAACATATGAACGCGCAACTTGGCGCTTTATATCTGTTAGACCAAGATATTTTAGTACTTAAAACCAGTTATTCGTTTACGGACAGGCAAGGTAATTTTAACCAGATCCGGCTGGGTGAGGGCATGGTAGGGCAAGCTGCACTTGAGAAAGAGATCCTTATATTTTCCGGTGTAGTTCAAAATGCGCCAGTATTAAATTATGGGGTGGGTGAGGTGACGCCCAGTCATTTTATGGCAATACCTCTGGCGGTAGATGAACATTTACTGGGTGTTGTATTACTTGGCTCTATTACACCCTTTAGCGCACTGCAGAAGACATTCGTCAGAGAAGTGATTGGCAGTGCTGCCATTTTGTTTAATGCTGCCAATGCCCGTCTTGAGATCAGCTCACTGCTTGAGCAGGCGCAACATCATCAGGAAAGTTTAAGTAAATCTAACCATAAACTGAAACAACAAACAGAAGCGTTAATACTTTCTGAGCAAGCTCTGCAGACCCAACAGGAAGAGTTGCGCGTTACTAACGAAGAGCTCGAAGAGCAAACCAAAGTACTCAAAGAATCTGAAACTGAGCTGCAAGCGCAGCAAGAAGAACTGCGCGTCACCAATGAAGAATTGGAGGAACGCACCAAAGCACTTGAAAGCCAACAAATTGAGATGCAGGGGAAAAATGATCAGCTTTATTCCGCGCAACAAATAGTTGAAGAAAAAGCAAAAGAGCTCGAAATTTCAAGTAAATATAAATCCGAATTTTTAGCGAACATGTCCCATGAGTTAAGAACACCATTGAATAGTATTCTGATACTCTCGCAGTTATTTGCCAATAACAAAGATAATAATCTGACTAATAAGCAAATTGAATCTGCCAATGCAATCAACTCATCTGGTGCAGATTTGCTTTCATTAATCAATGAGATTTTAGATCTTTCTAAAGTAGAAGCTGGCAAAGTTGATCTGCATATTGAAGATGTCAGTTTTACTGCTATTGAATCTGATATTAGCCGTTTATATCAGGATATGGCGGCAGATAAGGGCGTAGACTTTCAGATAAATTTAGCCGACAACCTTCCTGATACTATACGGACTGATTCTCAGCGCCTGCAACAAGTTTTACGTAATCTATTGACCAATGCATTTAAGTTTACCCATGAAGGTGCTGTAACGCTTGATATAGCTCGGCCTTCAGCAGAAATCGCTAAAAAGTTGCACATGCCTTTGCATAATTTAGTGGCTTTCTCAGTAAAAGATGACGGTATTGGCATAAAAAAAGAGCAGCATCTTGCTATCTTTCAGGCCTTTCAGCAGGCCGATGGAAGTACTAGCCGCAATTATGGTGGGACCGGACTTGGCTTGTCTATCTCTAAAGAGCTTACCCATTTACTCGGTGGTTCAATTGAGCTGCAAAGTGAAGAAGGTAAAGGTTGTACTTTTACCGTGTTTTTACCCCTTGAGTACCAAGCGAAAGGCGCTTCTGCAGAAAATGTGCCTAAACTTCTAGCACCCAAGATTCATGAATCTCGAACCTCTAATTCAGAGGCCGCAGTTATTTCTGTTGCCGCAGATATACCCAAAATTGCAAGCTATGTGGAGGATGACAGACAATCTATCATTTCTGATCCTGCTCCTGAAGATAGAACGCTGCTGATTATCGAAGATGACCGAGCTTTTGCCGGCGTTATGCGCGACTTTGGCCGTGAAAGAGGCTTTAAATGCATCGTCGCGGAAACCGGTGAAACCGGCCTGCACTTTGCCGATTATTATAAACCGAGTGCCATTATTTTGGATATTGGTCTGCCGGGTATCGACGGGTGGACAGTGATGGAACGCCTTAAAGAAAATCCAAGTTTACGCCACATTCCGGTGCATTTTATGTCAGCCAGTGATAACAATCTTGAGGCGATGCGGATGGGCGCGATTGGCTATTTAACCAAGCCAGTCGATATCAAAAAATTAGATAAAGCCTTCGCTAACATTGAAGGTATTATCTCTAAATCAGTCAAACGACTACTTATTGTTGAAGACGATGACATTCAGCGAGCAAGCATTAAGCAGCTGATTGGTGAAGACGATCTAGATATTGTTGCTGTTTCAACAGGGAAGCAGGCGTTAGATGAACTCGAAAGAAATCGTTACGACTGTATGATCCTAGATCTTGGGTTAGAAGATATTAGCGGCTTTGAGTTACTCGAAGCGATAAGACGCAGCGAAACGGCTGCGCGAGTCCCCATTATCGTCTACACCGGTAGAGATCTGACTGCAGCCGAAGAAAAAGAGCTTAATCGTTATGCCGAAAGCATTATCATTAAAGGTGTTAAATCTCCAGAGCGGTTATTAGATGAGTCAGCCCTGTTTCTACATCGGATTGAGGCTAATTTGCCGGCTGAACAGCGGCGTATTTTAAAAGCCGTGCACAATAAAGAGTCAGTGCTAAGTGGTAAAAAAGTGCTATTGGTTGATGATGATATGAGAAATGTTTTTGCTCTTTCCAGCATTCTAGAAGATAAAGGCATGGATATCACCATCGCACGAGACGGTATGGAATGTCTTGTTAAATTAACAGAAAATCCAGATGTCGATATCGTACTCATGGATATAATGATGCCTAAAATGGATGGTTATGAAGCGATGCAACAGATCCGCATGCAGAGAAAGCATAACAACCTACCCATTATTGCACTCACTGCAAAAGCGATGAAAGGTGACAGAAGTAAATGTATTGAAGCCGGGGCTAGTGATTATCTTACCAAACCCATCGATAGCGAAAAGCTCCTGTCAATGATACGAGTCTGGTTATACTAA
- the focA gene encoding formate transporter FocA yields the protein MRGADAQGANPQLLTARQISHLAVVDKSAVMSPFEKAAEYGQAKVTKHFGQSFALSVFAGAFIALAFVFYLTVTTGSAQSSWGLVRFSGGIAFSLGLIFVVVLGGELFTSTVLSAIAWAQKRVTTKQLLGCWMRVYFGNLCGAMLILGLVMMSKMYAMDGNEWGLNALHVAQHKIHHDWSQAFALGTLCNLLVCLGVWMTFSCKDALAKSLLLILPVAMFVSSGFEHSIANLFMVPLGIAIQNFAGNEYFIALGVMPQVFADLTISNFVLHNLIPVTLGNILGGAVFVGLGYFWIDNTNAKVTDEVPSLHINPITQGHAQNESISEQFQHSSNASQTQYQPSQEDLAMKNKIQKLIVSELMDNSPTTLSVDTTIYQALTLLAKDNLRSAPVVDNDNLLLGFVSEQDLIRSLWSEEFASDLPISVKDIMQTKMLTVAPTDKIAQLLEFMVVDKKKLFPVTDSGMYISGGYQSYEERLRDASATVPSNYPVVEHGRLCGVIRREALMQMFSKLYSPKHDGISHPVEQQSVA from the coding sequence ATGAGAGGGGCTGACGCCCAAGGGGCGAACCCACAACTATTAACTGCAAGGCAGATAAGTCATCTCGCCGTGGTTGATAAATCAGCTGTTATGAGTCCTTTTGAAAAAGCGGCTGAATATGGACAAGCTAAAGTCACTAAGCACTTTGGACAGTCATTTGCTCTCTCTGTATTTGCAGGTGCATTCATTGCGCTGGCATTTGTCTTTTATCTTACGGTTACGACGGGTTCAGCACAGAGCTCTTGGGGCTTAGTCAGATTTAGTGGTGGTATCGCTTTTAGCCTAGGACTCATTTTCGTTGTTGTCCTTGGTGGCGAACTATTTACCAGTACCGTATTAAGCGCCATTGCCTGGGCACAAAAACGGGTTACGACCAAGCAGTTGCTTGGTTGCTGGATGCGCGTGTATTTTGGCAATCTCTGTGGCGCAATGCTGATACTGGGATTGGTAATGATGTCGAAAATGTATGCCATGGATGGTAATGAATGGGGGCTCAATGCACTACATGTTGCACAACACAAGATCCACCATGATTGGAGTCAGGCTTTTGCCCTTGGAACCTTATGTAACTTGCTCGTGTGCCTAGGTGTCTGGATGACCTTTAGTTGCAAAGACGCTTTAGCTAAATCGTTACTGCTTATATTGCCGGTGGCGATGTTCGTGTCCAGCGGCTTTGAGCATAGTATTGCCAACTTATTTATGGTGCCGCTCGGAATTGCCATTCAAAACTTTGCGGGGAATGAATACTTCATTGCTTTGGGAGTCATGCCACAAGTTTTTGCGGACCTTACTATTAGTAATTTTGTACTTCATAACCTTATTCCGGTGACGCTGGGCAACATTCTAGGGGGCGCGGTATTTGTAGGCCTAGGTTATTTTTGGATAGATAACACCAATGCAAAAGTAACTGACGAGGTGCCATCGCTACACATTAATCCTATTACACAAGGTCACGCACAAAACGAGTCAATATCAGAACAGTTTCAACACTCAAGTAATGCTTCACAAACTCAATATCAACCAAGTCAAGAGGACTTAGCCATGAAAAATAAAATCCAAAAACTTATCGTTAGTGAATTAATGGACAACTCACCGACCACCCTTTCAGTTGATACTACTATTTATCAGGCGCTTACGCTGTTAGCGAAAGACAACCTTCGCAGTGCGCCAGTGGTCGACAATGATAATCTGCTATTAGGATTTGTGTCGGAACAAGATCTAATTCGCTCACTTTGGTCTGAGGAGTTTGCTTCCGATTTGCCGATTTCAGTGAAAGATATCATGCAAACCAAGATGCTCACCGTGGCACCTACAGATAAAATTGCTCAACTGCTTGAGTTTATGGTGGTTGATAAGAAAAAACTATTTCCTGTGACGGATTCGGGCATGTATATCAGCGGTGGCTACCAGAGCTATGAAGAGCGCTTGCGTGATGCATCTGCGACGGTACCAAGTAATTACCCAGTGGTTGAGCATGGTCGTTTATGTGGGGTTATCCGTCGCGAAGCGCTGATGCAGATGTTCTCGAAGCTTTATAGCCCAAAGCACGATGGTATTTCACATCCTGTTGAGCAACAATCAGTAGCATAG
- a CDS encoding RNA polymerase sigma factor: MTMQLSHDELQLLYRYCLALTNHNADAHDLLQSALEKWVKKTSEQTLGMGYLRRIIRNQFIDDCRRKNKIVFAEFNENITTLESTTSFEQILIDSDDIEHLLKSFNVAERETLFLSAVMGYTATEIAEQTNEPRSTILSRLHRIKKKAVVIADKSLPPQQGESK, translated from the coding sequence ATGACGATGCAACTGAGTCATGATGAATTACAACTGCTTTACCGCTATTGTTTGGCCCTAACAAATCACAATGCAGATGCTCATGATCTGTTGCAAAGTGCATTAGAAAAATGGGTAAAAAAAACCAGTGAGCAAACTTTAGGAATGGGTTACTTGAGGCGCATTATTCGTAACCAATTTATTGATGATTGCCGTCGTAAGAATAAGATCGTTTTTGCTGAGTTCAATGAAAATATCACCACCTTAGAATCTACGACTTCGTTCGAGCAAATCCTGATAGATAGTGACGATATAGAGCATTTACTTAAGAGTTTTAATGTGGCTGAGCGTGAAACACTTTTCCTTTCGGCGGTAATGGGATATACCGCCACTGAAATAGCTGAACAAACAAATGAGCCACGAAGTACGATACTTTCTAGGTTACACAGAATAAAGAAAAAAGCGGTCGTCATTGCAGATAAAAGCCTGCCCCCACAACAAGGAGAAAGCAAATGA
- a CDS encoding HvfC/BufC N-terminal domain-containing protein — MTLQVWQEQLTRYVQPKTDNALQASPQILTSTYAQKRMETYRGNYTSGLVNMLFISYPQVAKLVGNSCFTQLATDFVKQTSFTQDNIDQYGNTFPDFIEYCLTHHKTLASVPYLADVARLDWICIQSYYAKPREIFQFDAFGQLSQQQQLLCKFNLVDDINPLISVWPLVDLWRFL; from the coding sequence ATGACATTACAAGTATGGCAAGAGCAGCTAACTAGGTATGTGCAACCGAAAACGGACAATGCCCTGCAAGCTTCGCCTCAAATATTGACATCGACTTATGCTCAAAAACGCATGGAAACCTATCGTGGTAATTACACCTCGGGACTCGTGAATATGTTGTTTATTAGCTACCCTCAGGTTGCTAAGCTAGTCGGAAATAGTTGTTTTACCCAATTGGCGACCGATTTTGTTAAACAAACATCTTTTACGCAAGATAACATTGACCAATATGGGAATACCTTCCCTGATTTTATAGAATATTGCCTTACTCATCATAAAACACTAGCTTCAGTGCCGTATCTTGCCGATGTCGCACGATTAGATTGGATATGCATCCAGAGCTACTATGCAAAGCCGCGAGAGATTTTTCAGTTTGATGCCTTTGGACAACTATCGCAACAACAACAATTATTGTGTAAATTTAACTTGGTTGATGACATCAACCCACTTATCTCCGTGTGGCCACTAGTTGATTTGTGGCGATTTTTATGA